From one Halosimplex rubrum genomic stretch:
- a CDS encoding ParA family protein, which produces MTDTNTARITVANQKGGAGKTTDVIHTGGALAARGHDVLLVDIDYHGGLTCSLGYNDLYYDTDRTTLFDVLDFDQMESVNDIIVEHEEFDILPASEKLANNKNIQTLLEAPKSRERLEMTLDELEKDYDYIIVDTPPSLNVLTDNALVATGNVVIPVIPEKLNANSLQIFAKQLSSLEQAYGDINRLAIVCNRVEQNAEHRDTIEEIKSAYSLPVFEIPKRTDLSQSIGEGVSVFGFGKENQRVEDARDLFNEIADLFDETFEKTAPEEVKA; this is translated from the coding sequence ATGACCGACACCAATACCGCACGAATCACGGTGGCGAATCAGAAGGGAGGCGCGGGGAAGACAACCGACGTCATTCATACTGGCGGCGCACTCGCCGCCCGAGGTCACGACGTCCTCCTGGTCGACATCGACTACCACGGAGGACTCACGTGCTCGCTTGGCTACAACGATCTGTACTACGATACCGACCGTACGACGCTGTTCGACGTCCTCGACTTCGACCAGATGGAGTCGGTGAACGACATCATCGTCGAGCACGAGGAATTCGACATCCTTCCCGCCAGCGAGAAACTCGCGAACAACAAGAACATCCAGACGCTGCTTGAGGCGCCGAAGAGTCGCGAGCGGTTGGAGATGACTCTCGACGAACTCGAGAAGGACTACGACTACATCATCGTCGACACGCCGCCATCCCTGAACGTCCTCACCGACAACGCCCTCGTCGCAACCGGCAACGTCGTCATCCCCGTCATTCCCGAGAAGCTCAACGCCAACAGCCTCCAGATTTTCGCAAAGCAGCTGAGTTCCCTTGAACAGGCGTACGGAGACATCAATCGGCTCGCGATTGTCTGTAACCGCGTCGAGCAGAACGCTGAACACCGCGACACCATCGAGGAGATCAAGTCGGCGTACTCCCTCCCGGTGTTCGAGATCCCGAAGCGGACCGACCTCTCCCAGTCGATCGGCGAGGGGGTGTCCGTCTTCGGCTTCGGCAAGGAGAACCAGCGCGTCGAGGATGCACGCGACCTGTTCAACGAGATTGCCGACCTGTTCGACGAGACGTTCGAGAAGACTGCGCCTGAGGAGGTGAAAGCATGA
- a CDS encoding MFS transporter produces MTTTEHPVAHEAALDSLRGWLIVALGVCMLTLIWGTVFTFTVYADRLAATFALTAVQVSSVFSITSAALLAVGGLFGVFAARFTLRPVFALVAVGLAGSIALLQIADSFASVVLAFAVLGTAGGTAFTIIISLAPQWFDDYQGLAMSITMTGVGLGPLVMPQAWLWLFERTSFQTGFAAVVGLTAVFVGASSLVYRRPPGTAQDSDPVNPEWVRRRLSDRRFLSTAVGFPLVFTWFYVLSAHLVDILTANSIGMGVAAAGISIIGGVSVVTRIAGGYVGDRVGLQPTFLASAGLAGVCALVLPFVHSTVFAYAALLGFGIALGPLATLWSPIILTAFGQENATATVGLLNVSTAVFALVAPTGASVLHRVTGGWVVPLVALGIVTILGLGFFYTGTSQARV; encoded by the coding sequence GTGACGACGACTGAGCACCCTGTGGCGCACGAAGCGGCGCTGGACTCCCTTCGAGGATGGCTCATCGTTGCACTCGGCGTCTGTATGCTCACATTGATCTGGGGGACTGTCTTCACGTTCACTGTCTACGCCGACAGACTCGCGGCTACGTTCGCCCTCACTGCCGTTCAGGTCTCTTCGGTCTTCTCGATCACCAGTGCAGCCCTCCTCGCTGTCGGCGGCCTCTTCGGCGTGTTCGCTGCTCGGTTCACACTTCGGCCAGTGTTCGCGCTCGTCGCTGTCGGACTCGCCGGGAGTATCGCGCTCCTGCAGATTGCTGACTCATTTGCCAGCGTCGTCCTCGCGTTCGCGGTGCTCGGGACCGCCGGAGGAACAGCCTTCACGATTATCATCTCGCTCGCGCCGCAGTGGTTCGACGACTACCAGGGCCTTGCGATGAGCATCACGATGACGGGCGTCGGCCTCGGGCCTCTCGTCATGCCACAGGCATGGCTCTGGCTGTTCGAGCGGACGAGCTTTCAGACTGGCTTCGCGGCCGTGGTCGGTCTCACCGCAGTGTTCGTGGGTGCGTCGAGTCTCGTGTACCGGCGACCGCCGGGGACTGCACAGGATTCGGACCCTGTCAATCCCGAGTGGGTCCGTCGACGACTCAGCGACCGGCGCTTTCTGAGCACGGCAGTCGGATTCCCACTCGTCTTCACGTGGTTCTACGTCCTCTCTGCACACCTCGTCGACATCCTCACCGCGAACAGTATCGGGATGGGCGTTGCCGCCGCCGGTATTAGTATCATCGGCGGTGTCAGCGTCGTCACCCGAATCGCGGGTGGGTACGTCGGCGATCGCGTCGGTCTGCAACCGACGTTTCTCGCGAGTGCCGGACTCGCTGGCGTGTGCGCGCTTGTACTTCCATTCGTTCACTCGACCGTGTTCGCCTATGCTGCGCTCCTCGGTTTCGGGATCGCGCTCGGTCCGCTCGCCACACTTTGGTCGCCAATCATTCTCACTGCGTTTGGACAGGAGAACGCGACCGCCACGGTCGGCCTGCTCAACGTTTCCACGGCGGTCTTCGCGCTCGTCGCACCGACCGGGGCCAGTGTGCTCCATCGCGTAACCGGCGGGTGGGTCGTTCCCCTCGTTGCTCTCGGCATCGTGACGATCCTCGGGTTAGGCTTCTTCTACACCGGGACTAGCCAGGCCCGAGTATAA
- a CDS encoding aldo/keto reductase codes for MEYTTLGSTGMEVSRICLGGMSFGKNGEEWTLDEEGSREIIERAIDLGINFFDTANVYSQGESEEIIGNVLADYDRDEQVVATKVFFPPYSDSLEEGAHPNTSGLSRKTIEQELQHSLDRLGMDTVDLYQIHRWDYDTPIEQTLRALDDVVRRHQVRYIGASSMWAHQFQKALHTSDRLGLERFQTMQNHYALAYREEEREMLPLCDKEDIGVIPWSPLAHGYLTRPHEEMEATTRGETHDPLYAHPYREGGGIEINERVQELADEKDVTMAQIALAWHFHKDIVDAPIVGTTSVEHLEQAVEALDISLSDSDIEYLEEPYEPVPVTTHE; via the coding sequence ATGGAATACACGACTCTCGGATCGACCGGCATGGAGGTCAGTCGTATCTGTCTCGGTGGCATGAGCTTCGGAAAGAACGGAGAAGAATGGACACTCGACGAGGAGGGGAGTCGCGAGATCATCGAGCGAGCGATCGATCTTGGGATCAATTTCTTCGACACTGCCAACGTCTACTCGCAAGGCGAAAGCGAGGAGATCATAGGGAATGTCCTCGCCGACTACGACCGTGATGAGCAGGTTGTCGCCACGAAGGTCTTCTTTCCGCCGTACAGCGATTCGCTTGAAGAAGGTGCACACCCGAACACGTCCGGTCTTTCTCGAAAGACCATCGAACAGGAACTCCAGCACTCGCTGGACCGGCTGGGAATGGATACGGTCGATTTGTATCAGATTCACCGGTGGGATTACGACACACCAATCGAGCAGACACTGCGAGCGCTTGACGACGTGGTCCGTCGCCACCAGGTCCGATACATTGGTGCCTCGTCGATGTGGGCACACCAGTTCCAGAAGGCGTTGCATACCAGCGATCGTCTCGGACTCGAACGGTTCCAGACGATGCAGAACCACTATGCGCTGGCATATCGCGAGGAAGAACGCGAGATGCTACCGCTCTGTGACAAGGAAGATATCGGTGTCATCCCGTGGTCGCCACTCGCACACGGCTACCTCACACGTCCCCACGAGGAGATGGAGGCGACCACGCGCGGTGAGACACACGACCCGCTCTACGCCCATCCCTATCGGGAAGGCGGCGGTATCGAAATAAACGAACGCGTACAGGAACTTGCCGACGAGAAAGACGTAACGATGGCACAGATTGCGCTGGCGTGGCACTTCCACAAGGACATCGTGGACGCACCTATCGTCGGAACCACCAGTGTTGAGCACCTCGAACAGGCCGTCGAAGCACTGGACATCAGTCTCTCGGACTCGGATATCGAGTATCTTGAAGAACCCTACGAACCCGTGCCAGTCACTACCCACGAGTAG
- a CDS encoding transposase — MVATLSSCREIFRRIAQTSYYQWPTYSHTPLYNRSSTAGLAEDVRILASVWFEHEEHNSVEEFVYYWPLDYAEFDEHDRYTGETDYNMERLFRVFILKELYGWEHETMLLTYLKQCPSRYDRFGFETLPDQSTLWRSWHERFTGELRKTVETAAQTILINARNAGVSVSREPKRTLPQRGDSAGDSTLNEQTVLDQAEKITAHLGRVVFPAFSLDRGEGCEIHENAYWDLQTYLGLRENLAANEGARSFIYESTRDRTPLGHAHREHLRDLSIAQIREMYRQAVNRLLDEVAETEEFFRAGIVAIDITEADPFTGDRTDHEDEIIGTKEKNDEYAYQWATVQLVGNAVPLVLDARPVRRGESRKEIVEDLLDSAEELVHVDNVLMDREFDSQHVLEMISQRGLSYVVPKRMQTSEKAQAKRLLKRGKDRYETDRKLHLGDNEWHSTTLIYRRKENSEHDDHRQYSVFMTNRGSGLLTEYGYRWEIESGYKSIKRFMAATTSKNFGLRFFYFAFACLLYSIWRAVDLLVQVELNGEYEHSPIVTADNTLTLVKKETGIG, encoded by the coding sequence ATGGTAGCAACACTGTCGTCCTGCCGTGAAATTTTCCGACGTATTGCACAGACATCGTATTACCAGTGGCCCACCTACTCCCACACCCCACTATACAACCGAAGCTCAACCGCTGGTCTCGCTGAAGATGTCCGGATCCTCGCCAGCGTTTGGTTCGAACATGAAGAGCATAATTCCGTGGAAGAGTTCGTCTATTACTGGCCATTAGATTATGCTGAATTTGACGAGCACGACCGCTATACGGGAGAGACGGACTACAACATGGAACGACTATTTCGAGTGTTTATCCTCAAGGAACTTTACGGCTGGGAGCACGAAACCATGCTCCTCACCTACCTCAAACAATGTCCCTCCCGCTATGACCGGTTTGGTTTTGAGACATTGCCCGACCAGTCGACGCTGTGGCGCAGCTGGCACGAGCGCTTCACGGGTGAGCTACGTAAAACGGTCGAGACAGCTGCTCAAACGATCCTAATCAATGCACGGAACGCAGGTGTGAGCGTTTCGCGTGAGCCGAAGCGGACGCTCCCCCAGCGAGGCGACAGTGCCGGAGACTCCACTCTGAACGAACAGACCGTACTGGACCAGGCAGAGAAGATCACTGCCCACCTCGGCCGCGTCGTCTTCCCGGCGTTCTCGTTGGATCGTGGTGAGGGCTGTGAGATCCACGAAAATGCCTACTGGGACCTACAGACGTATCTCGGACTCCGCGAAAACCTGGCCGCCAACGAAGGCGCTCGCAGCTTCATATACGAGTCGACCCGCGACCGGACGCCGTTGGGTCATGCACACCGCGAGCATCTTCGTGACCTGTCGATCGCGCAGATTCGCGAGATGTACCGACAGGCGGTGAATCGACTGCTGGACGAGGTCGCGGAGACGGAGGAGTTCTTCCGAGCCGGAATCGTCGCAATCGACATCACCGAAGCTGATCCCTTCACGGGCGATAGGACGGACCACGAGGACGAGATTATCGGGACGAAGGAGAAGAACGACGAGTACGCCTACCAGTGGGCGACAGTCCAGCTGGTCGGCAACGCTGTCCCACTCGTGCTCGATGCGCGACCAGTTCGACGAGGCGAGTCACGTAAGGAGATTGTTGAAGATCTGCTTGACTCTGCAGAGGAACTCGTTCACGTCGATAACGTCCTGATGGACAGGGAGTTCGACAGTCAGCACGTCCTGGAGATGATCAGCCAGCGCGGGCTCTCCTACGTCGTCCCAAAGCGGATGCAGACCAGCGAGAAAGCCCAAGCCAAGCGCCTTCTCAAGCGAGGGAAAGATCGCTACGAGACTGATCGAAAACTGCACTTGGGCGACAACGAGTGGCACTCGACGACGCTGATCTACCGTCGGAAAGAGAACTCCGAACACGACGACCACCGGCAATATTCGGTGTTCATGACGAACCGAGGAAGTGGCCTTCTCACTGAGTATGGCTATCGGTGGGAGATCGAGAGCGGCTACAAGTCGATTAAACGATTCATGGCGGCGACGACCTCGAAGAATTTTGGACTGCGATTCTTCTACTTCGCGTTCGCCTGTTTGCTGTACTCGATCTGGCGAGCGGTCGATCTACTCGTGCAGGTTGAGTTGAACGGTGAGTATGAACACTCGCCGATCGTGACGGCTGATAACACGCTGACGCTGGTGAAGAAGGAAACCGGAATCGGATAG
- a CDS encoding cupin domain-containing protein, producing MNVTNVPSSDTEESDHSVQVGSPLLSEGVESAFDGVTVRSAEVTFRPGERTKFHAHAGVQILYVTDGVGMVGTRDEEREVSACDLVVFEPGEEHWHGTAEDADSAFSHVFFLAEPDNGELDIQEAP from the coding sequence ATGAACGTTACCAACGTTCCGTCGTCGGACACCGAAGAATCGGACCACTCGGTACAGGTCGGGTCACCCCTCCTCTCGGAAGGAGTCGAGAGCGCCTTCGACGGTGTCACCGTCCGCTCTGCGGAGGTCACCTTCCGTCCGGGCGAGCGAACCAAGTTCCACGCCCACGCCGGCGTCCAGATCCTCTACGTCACCGACGGCGTCGGAATGGTCGGCACCCGCGACGAGGAGCGCGAGGTCTCGGCGTGCGATCTGGTCGTCTTCGAACCCGGCGAAGAACACTGGCACGGGACCGCCGAGGACGCCGACTCGGCGTTCAGCCACGTGTTCTTTCTCGCCGAACCGGACAACGGCGAACTGGATATCCAGGAGGCACCCTAA
- a CDS encoding helix-turn-helix domain-containing protein: MAITTEFVLSSPALPLVSITERLQPNEIECVHALCLQSDVRMFIVQIDPDDDVAEAELAALDEIDETTVLGETSEKAVYKLVVDVDESISAAFDPERFDGAPIKPTTITPEGWHERKVFTDFEAFTEFRTSCENHGISFDLLSMTPDPSQSENLSQDELTDRQREALTIAVSRGYYEDPRQVTAEELAEELGISQPSLSSLLRRGERQLISSSLGSQVQLNTITR, encoded by the coding sequence ATGGCGATCACTACCGAATTCGTCCTCAGTTCGCCCGCCCTCCCACTCGTCAGTATCACCGAGCGATTACAACCGAACGAAATCGAGTGTGTGCACGCGCTCTGCCTCCAATCAGACGTTCGGATGTTCATCGTTCAGATCGATCCCGACGACGACGTCGCTGAAGCAGAACTCGCGGCGCTCGACGAAATCGACGAGACCACCGTACTCGGAGAAACGAGTGAAAAAGCCGTTTACAAGCTCGTTGTCGATGTCGATGAGTCTATCTCTGCGGCGTTCGATCCCGAACGCTTCGACGGAGCGCCCATCAAACCAACAACTATCACGCCAGAGGGGTGGCATGAACGGAAGGTGTTCACGGACTTCGAGGCCTTCACCGAGTTCCGGACCAGTTGTGAGAACCACGGAATCTCGTTCGACCTGCTCTCTATGACTCCCGACCCATCACAATCCGAGAACCTGTCACAGGATGAGCTAACTGATCGGCAACGAGAGGCGCTCACGATCGCGGTTTCCCGGGGATACTACGAGGACCCCCGCCAGGTCACAGCTGAAGAACTCGCTGAGGAACTTGGAATCTCTCAACCGTCGCTGTCGAGTCTCCTCCGCCGAGGGGAGCGACAACTCATTTCCTCTTCCCTTGGTTCTCAGGTTCAACTGAACACGATAACCAGATAA
- a CDS encoding phage integrase SAM-like domain-containing protein, with product MPDRALSTPLDDSFERYLQDKGKGRGGDGGNYRRNAARELERFAEWAAGDRGADDWTGIVPDDVDREPTFDDLDERVFREYARHLGGDRGLKQNTVQTYYRYISAWCGWCVNEGYLEAHYAQRASAMAPLPEDDGRKPGDQQAWTSEQRHALTRHVDERARDAVEAYTTLPEDTDLLDKQRGRYAALKAARDRALVFVLAYTAVRVGELLRDPNDPRRRGVRWEDLSLDDGSMDVYRKKQQWDAASLPDPVISPLRSYRQLVDPPTDRWPVFPTFDQRTLAELVREELAERGEHPEVIDERREAHARDLLLALDENIRPPSITTDGARSILQRLSEAAEIDIDHPKHDYLAPHGGRRGMGEVLVRAFGYTVAARYLDNSEEMVRERYSHIEAGELGDVATEALEEIDSVPQ from the coding sequence ATGCCTGACCGAGCGCTTTCGACGCCGCTCGACGACAGCTTCGAGCGCTACCTCCAAGACAAGGGGAAAGGCCGCGGCGGCGACGGTGGGAACTATCGACGTAACGCTGCACGCGAGCTCGAACGATTCGCCGAGTGGGCCGCCGGCGACCGCGGCGCCGACGACTGGACCGGGATCGTCCCCGACGACGTCGACCGGGAGCCGACCTTTGACGATCTCGACGAACGCGTGTTCCGGGAGTACGCCCGACATCTCGGTGGTGACCGTGGCCTCAAGCAGAACACCGTCCAAACCTATTACCGCTATATCTCTGCGTGGTGTGGCTGGTGCGTCAACGAGGGATATCTCGAGGCGCATTACGCACAGCGGGCCAGTGCGATGGCGCCGCTGCCGGAGGACGACGGCCGCAAGCCCGGCGACCAGCAGGCCTGGACGTCCGAACAGCGCCACGCCCTCACCCGCCACGTCGACGAACGGGCCCGCGACGCCGTCGAGGCGTATACGACACTTCCAGAGGATACTGACCTCCTCGACAAGCAGCGAGGACGCTACGCGGCGCTGAAGGCGGCTCGTGACCGGGCGCTGGTGTTCGTTCTCGCGTACACCGCCGTCCGCGTCGGCGAACTCCTCCGGGACCCGAATGACCCCCGCCGGCGCGGCGTCCGCTGGGAGGATCTCTCCCTCGACGACGGGAGTATGGACGTCTACCGGAAGAAACAGCAGTGGGACGCCGCCAGTCTCCCCGATCCGGTGATTTCTCCGTTGCGGAGCTACCGTCAGCTGGTGGACCCGCCGACGGACCGCTGGCCGGTGTTTCCGACGTTCGACCAACGGACGCTCGCAGAGCTCGTCCGGGAAGAGCTAGCCGAACGAGGGGAACACCCAGAAGTAATCGACGAGCGACGTGAGGCACACGCCCGGGACCTCTTGCTGGCGCTCGATGAGAATATTCGGCCGCCGTCGATCACGACGGACGGCGCACGGTCGATTCTCCAACGACTCTCGGAGGCCGCGGAGATCGACATCGACCATCCGAAACACGATTATCTTGCTCCGCACGGTGGCCGTCGTGGCATGGGCGAGGTTCTGGTCCGGGCATTCGGATATACTGTGGCGGCCCGATATCTCGATAATTCTGAGGAGATGGTTCGTGAGCGGTACTCGCATATCGAGGCTGGTGAGTTAGGTGATGTCGCTACTGAGGCCCTCGAGGAGATCGATAGTGTACCGCAGTAA
- a CDS encoding SDR family NAD(P)-dependent oxidoreductase, with amino-acid sequence MSEDSESAFDGEVWFITGASRGMGAEFATAALDAGRAVVATGRDTDDVAEAVGEWDDLLVAELDVTKPADAESATQAAMDRFGRIDVLVNNAGISYKGFFEEMTIDEIKHQLEVNLFGQMYVTRAVLPVMRDQRSGHIISISSGAGLSGFAFSSAYATSKFGVEGWMDALHDEIEHFGIDTTVVNPGFFRTTLTSEESMPFTDPAIDDYDERRAEQIEWWKDQGGQQPNDPAKLANALVEIASEEEPPRRFVAGADAVELAKEKAARLREEAEAYPDLSTSMGYDDA; translated from the coding sequence ATGTCGGAAGACTCAGAATCCGCGTTTGATGGAGAGGTCTGGTTCATTACGGGCGCGAGCCGTGGCATGGGTGCTGAATTCGCTACGGCCGCCCTCGATGCGGGACGTGCAGTCGTCGCTACCGGCCGAGATACCGACGACGTGGCCGAGGCCGTCGGTGAGTGGGACGACCTGCTGGTCGCGGAGCTGGACGTCACAAAGCCTGCTGACGCCGAGTCGGCAACACAGGCTGCGATGGACCGGTTTGGCAGAATCGACGTGCTGGTCAACAACGCAGGCATCTCCTACAAGGGCTTCTTCGAGGAGATGACGATAGACGAGATCAAACATCAGCTGGAAGTGAATCTCTTTGGGCAGATGTACGTCACTCGCGCTGTCCTCCCGGTCATGCGCGACCAGCGTTCGGGACACATCATCTCGATTTCGTCGGGCGCGGGACTGTCCGGGTTCGCGTTCAGTTCGGCCTATGCTACCTCGAAGTTCGGGGTCGAAGGGTGGATGGACGCACTGCACGACGAGATCGAACACTTTGGTATCGATACGACCGTCGTCAATCCAGGGTTTTTCCGCACGACCCTCACGTCCGAGGAATCGATGCCCTTCACCGACCCCGCAATCGACGACTACGACGAGCGCCGGGCGGAGCAAATCGAGTGGTGGAAGGATCAGGGCGGTCAGCAACCGAACGATCCGGCCAAGCTCGCCAACGCGCTCGTCGAGATCGCCAGCGAGGAAGAGCCCCCACGACGATTCGTCGCCGGTGCTGACGCCGTCGAACTCGCGAAGGAGAAGGCCGCTCGACTGCGCGAAGAGGCCGAAGCATACCCCGACCTCTCGACGTCGATGGGGTACGACGATGCGTAG
- a CDS encoding aldo/keto reductase, with amino-acid sequence MEYTTLGSTGMEVSEICIGCLNFGSGLRDGWDSTVGEEKSIEIIERAIDLGINYFDTANVYSQGESEEILGTALEGYDRDELVVATKVHGEMGDGPNRGGLSRKSIEQELQHSLDRLGVDTIDLYQIHRWDHDTPIEQTLRSLDDLVRQNRVRYIGASSMWAHQFQEALHVSDRLGLERFATMQNHYNPAYREEEREMLPLCENEGIGVVPWSPLARGFLAYPHDEDELARDDEAVSPRPYREGGGIEINERVQELAEQKTVTMAQIALAWHLHKDWVTAPIVGVETVEHVEEAVEATEIELSESDVEYLEEPYETVWISGHE; translated from the coding sequence ATGGAGTACACTACGCTCGGGTCCACTGGGATGGAAGTCAGCGAGATCTGTATCGGTTGCCTGAACTTCGGGTCGGGTCTCCGAGACGGCTGGGACAGTACCGTCGGCGAGGAGAAGAGCATCGAGATCATCGAGCGGGCGATCGACCTCGGGATCAACTACTTCGACACGGCCAACGTGTACTCGCAGGGCGAGAGCGAAGAGATCCTCGGGACGGCCCTCGAAGGATACGACCGGGACGAACTCGTCGTTGCGACGAAAGTCCACGGCGAGATGGGAGACGGACCGAACCGAGGCGGTCTCTCCCGGAAATCCATCGAACAGGAACTCCAGCACTCGCTGGATCGACTGGGGGTGGACACGATCGACCTGTACCAGATCCACCGCTGGGATCACGACACCCCGATCGAACAGACGCTGCGGTCCCTCGACGACCTCGTCCGACAAAATCGAGTCCGCTACATCGGCGCGTCGTCGATGTGGGCCCACCAGTTTCAGGAGGCGCTTCACGTGAGCGACCGCCTCGGCCTGGAACGCTTCGCGACGATGCAGAACCACTACAACCCCGCCTATCGCGAAGAGGAGCGGGAGATGCTACCGTTGTGTGAGAACGAGGGCATCGGCGTCGTCCCCTGGAGTCCGCTCGCCCGGGGTTTCCTCGCGTATCCTCATGACGAGGACGAACTGGCCCGCGACGACGAGGCTGTCAGTCCGCGTCCGTACCGAGAGGGCGGCGGCATCGAGATCAACGAGCGGGTGCAGGAACTCGCCGAGCAGAAGACCGTGACGATGGCACAGATTGCGCTCGCCTGGCACCTTCACAAGGACTGGGTCACCGCGCCCATCGTGGGCGTCGAAACCGTCGAGCACGTCGAGGAAGCCGTCGAAGCCACCGAGATCGAACTCTCGGAGTCGGACGTGGAGTACCTCGAAGAACCGTACGAGACGGTCTGGATCTCTGGTCACGAATGA
- a CDS encoding helix-turn-helix domain-containing protein codes for MTIRIDLFLRSLSLPLVSVVRSLQLDELEYVHRGRIEEGRQLFIVQIDETADVPQCALAEVDEVAEATALGQAGGKEIYKCIVDLDDLFQRMYDANLDGAPLEPPVVRPDGWYETKIFKNYSTLSEFQSVCRENNIEVELHSITSGHAGSEDSPAYGLTERQHEALTLALSRGYYESPRRTSTEALADELDISQPSMSDLLRRAEHQILSSTLGSQTRVEMPSS; via the coding sequence ATGACGATCAGAATCGATCTCTTCTTGCGTTCGCTCTCGCTTCCGTTAGTCAGCGTCGTCCGGTCCTTACAACTCGACGAACTAGAGTACGTCCACCGCGGACGGATCGAGGAAGGCCGTCAACTGTTCATTGTCCAGATCGATGAGACCGCCGATGTCCCTCAGTGTGCCCTCGCGGAGGTCGACGAAGTTGCGGAGGCAACGGCACTCGGACAGGCAGGCGGCAAGGAGATCTACAAGTGTATCGTCGATCTCGATGACTTGTTCCAGCGAATGTACGACGCCAACCTCGATGGAGCGCCGCTCGAACCTCCCGTCGTCAGGCCCGACGGCTGGTACGAGACGAAGATATTCAAGAACTACAGCACGCTGAGCGAGTTCCAGTCAGTCTGCCGGGAGAACAATATCGAGGTCGAACTCCACTCGATCACGTCTGGTCACGCCGGGTCCGAGGACTCTCCGGCGTACGGTCTGACCGAACGCCAACACGAGGCCCTGACCCTTGCACTGTCACGCGGCTACTACGAGAGCCCCCGTCGCACGTCTACCGAAGCACTCGCCGACGAACTCGACATCTCCCAGCCGTCGATGTCTGACCTCCTCCGGCGGGCCGAGCACCAAATCTTGTCCTCGACGCTCGGTTCGCAAACGCGAGTCGAGATGCCCTCTTCGTAG
- a CDS encoding zinc-dependent alcohol dehydrogenase family protein, with product MRAAVYGGPGDIRLEDRPEPEIDNSTDAVIRITHTAVCGSDLWFYRGDDEPETGSRVGHEPMGIVEEVGDDVRNVEPGDRVFAPFAISCGECEFCRKGTQTACTNGGFWGPEGEVGGAQAEKLHVPQANGTLVRVPDRYADNEEVLEALLPLTDVMGTGHHAAVCADVGAGDTAVVIGDGAVGLCGVIASKRLGTERIIAVGHHEDRLELAEELGATDTVASTGQAAIEEIQELTHGGANHVLECVGAESSLETAAAVVRPGGNIGYVGVPHIDDPSFLEPLFFSNASFTGGPAPTRAYAEELMEDVLQGTLDPSPIFTRTVDLNGVSEGYEAMDEREAIKVLVKVNE from the coding sequence ATGAGAGCAGCAGTCTATGGCGGCCCAGGCGACATCCGTCTCGAAGATCGCCCCGAACCTGAGATCGACAACTCAACGGATGCAGTCATTCGTATCACTCACACTGCGGTTTGCGGATCGGACCTCTGGTTCTACCGCGGCGACGACGAACCCGAGACTGGATCACGAGTCGGACACGAACCGATGGGGATCGTCGAGGAGGTCGGCGACGACGTCCGGAACGTTGAACCCGGTGACCGCGTCTTCGCTCCATTCGCGATCAGCTGTGGCGAGTGTGAATTTTGCCGAAAGGGGACCCAGACCGCCTGTACTAACGGTGGCTTCTGGGGTCCAGAAGGAGAGGTTGGTGGTGCGCAAGCCGAGAAACTCCACGTCCCACAGGCGAATGGCACGCTGGTCCGCGTCCCCGACCGGTACGCCGATAATGAAGAGGTTCTCGAAGCGTTACTCCCACTGACGGACGTGATGGGGACGGGCCATCACGCCGCCGTCTGTGCGGATGTCGGGGCTGGTGACACGGCCGTTGTTATCGGCGACGGCGCTGTCGGTCTCTGTGGCGTCATCGCCTCCAAACGGCTCGGTACCGAGCGCATTATCGCAGTTGGCCACCACGAGGACCGCCTCGAACTCGCCGAAGAACTCGGCGCGACAGATACTGTCGCCAGTACCGGTCAGGCGGCTATCGAGGAGATTCAGGAACTCACACACGGCGGCGCGAATCACGTCCTCGAATGCGTTGGCGCTGAATCCTCGCTGGAGACTGCCGCTGCCGTCGTCCGCCCGGGCGGCAACATCGGGTACGTCGGCGTTCCTCACATCGACGATCCGTCGTTCCTCGAACCGTTGTTCTTCAGCAACGCTTCCTTCACTGGTGGCCCTGCGCCGACCCGGGCGTATGCCGAGGAACTTATGGAGGACGTCCTTCAGGGTACCCTCGACCCGTCGCCCATTTTCACGAGGACCGTTGACCTCAACGGCGTTTCCGAGGGCTACGAGGCGATGGACGAGAGAGAGGCGATCAAGGTCCTGGTGAAAGTTAACGAGTGA